A single Mycobacteriales bacterium DNA region contains:
- a CDS encoding alkene reductase: MAAHADYPHLLAPLSHPGLSAAHRVVMAPMTRFRADDEGVPLPGVARYYAQRAGAALIVTEGIWPSTRGQSDRHMPGLATAQQVDAWGAVTGAVHAEGGTIFAQLMHSGRSSHPDNRLDGSVPLAPSAVAPPGLLHVGATKRPYPIPRAMSYDDIAQAVDDHVRAARNAMSAGFDGVELHGANGYLIHQFLSDNTNLRDDAYGGSPAGRIAYPVEVTRAVVEAIGATRVGIRLSPGNPINGHVEADPGAVYRLLVSALSTLGLRYLHLTDNTRYPALADLRPFFSGLLIGNTGFGHTTTAEAGEALIRDGLADLVSFGRLYIANPDLPERLRGGSPLADYDERTLYTQTDTGYIDYPRASAVDPRSASVLMSA; encoded by the coding sequence ATGGCTGCCCACGCTGACTATCCGCACCTCCTCGCCCCGCTCAGTCACCCCGGGCTCAGCGCGGCCCATCGGGTGGTCATGGCGCCGATGACCAGGTTCCGGGCCGACGATGAGGGCGTCCCGTTGCCCGGCGTCGCGCGGTACTACGCCCAGCGCGCCGGCGCCGCGCTCATCGTCACCGAGGGGATCTGGCCGAGCACCCGCGGGCAGTCCGACCGGCACATGCCGGGACTCGCGACCGCGCAGCAGGTCGACGCCTGGGGCGCGGTGACCGGCGCCGTCCACGCCGAGGGCGGCACGATCTTCGCGCAGCTCATGCATTCCGGGCGCTCCTCGCATCCGGACAACCGGCTGGACGGCTCGGTGCCGCTGGCGCCGTCCGCGGTCGCGCCGCCCGGCCTGCTGCACGTCGGTGCGACCAAGCGGCCCTACCCGATTCCCCGCGCGATGTCTTACGACGACATCGCACAGGCTGTCGACGACCACGTACGGGCAGCCCGCAACGCAATGTCCGCAGGCTTCGACGGCGTCGAGTTGCACGGTGCCAACGGCTACCTGATCCACCAGTTCTTGAGCGACAACACCAACCTGCGGGACGACGCGTACGGCGGATCGCCCGCCGGTCGGATCGCCTATCCCGTCGAGGTGACGCGTGCCGTGGTCGAGGCGATCGGGGCAACCAGGGTGGGCATCAGGCTGTCGCCCGGCAATCCGATCAACGGGCACGTCGAGGCTGACCCGGGTGCCGTCTACCGGCTCCTTGTGTCCGCTCTCTCGACCCTCGGCCTGCGTTACCTGCATCTGACCGACAACACGCGATACCCGGCACTCGCCGACCTCCGGCCGTTCTTCTCCGGCCTGCTCATCGGCAACACCGGCTTCGGACACACGACGACGGCCGAGGCCGGGGAGGCGCTCATCCGGGACGGACTCGCCGACCTGGTGTCGTTCGGCCGGCTCTACATCGCCAACCCCGACCTGCCCGAGCGGCTGCGCGGCGGGTCGCCACTCGCTGATTACGACGAACGAACGCTCTACACGCAGACGGACACCGGCTACATCGACTACCCGCGCGCCTCCGCGGTCGACCCGAGGTCGGCGAGCGTGTTGATGAGTGCCTGA
- the dgoD gene encoding galactonate dehydratase, whose amino-acid sequence MRITAVEAVPVDRYLLTLVHTDAGITGVGESGTWGHLEASQAALEKFGDYLVGQDPHRIEHHWNVMYRSSHFRGAAIMGALSALDIALWDIKGKALGVPVYELLGGRVRDKARVYSHVFGSTTEELVNGCVAAKEAGFTAVGHLTPFLDVSIDEPYFETHAKKMGTAIDRVRRYREAVGDDVDLCIEIHRRLTPAEAVVLARGIEQYRPMFYEDPILPDNFDSMGWVADRISIPIATGERLHTLQEFEMLLARGAVQYVRPDVCLAGGITGTKKIAAAAEARGVQVVPHNPLSPISTAACLQIAACIPNFAIQEYPLGEGVPPKSAMVETPLAVKDGFLLIPETPGIGIEFSADSAQKHPPVPRPIGTRLHEDGSVVDQ is encoded by the coding sequence ATGAGGATCACGGCTGTCGAAGCGGTCCCGGTCGACCGGTATCTGCTCACCCTGGTGCACACCGACGCCGGCATCACCGGTGTCGGGGAGTCGGGGACGTGGGGCCATCTGGAGGCCTCACAGGCGGCGCTCGAGAAGTTCGGCGACTACCTGGTCGGCCAGGATCCGCACCGCATCGAGCACCACTGGAACGTGATGTACCGGTCGTCGCACTTCCGGGGTGCCGCGATCATGGGTGCCCTCTCGGCCCTCGACATCGCGCTATGGGACATCAAGGGCAAGGCGCTTGGAGTTCCCGTCTACGAGTTGCTGGGCGGCCGGGTCCGGGACAAGGCGCGGGTGTACAGCCACGTTTTCGGTTCGACGACCGAAGAGCTCGTCAATGGATGCGTCGCGGCGAAAGAAGCCGGCTTCACCGCGGTCGGGCATCTGACGCCGTTCCTCGACGTGTCGATCGACGAGCCGTACTTCGAGACCCACGCGAAGAAGATGGGTACGGCGATCGATCGGGTACGCCGCTACCGCGAGGCGGTGGGCGACGACGTCGACCTGTGCATTGAGATCCATCGCCGGCTCACTCCCGCCGAGGCCGTCGTCCTGGCGCGCGGCATCGAGCAGTACCGGCCGATGTTCTACGAAGACCCGATCCTGCCGGACAACTTCGACTCCATGGGCTGGGTCGCCGACCGCATCTCGATCCCGATCGCCACCGGCGAGCGGCTGCACACGCTGCAGGAGTTCGAGATGCTGCTGGCGCGTGGTGCGGTGCAGTACGTCCGGCCCGACGTCTGCCTCGCCGGCGGCATCACCGGCACCAAGAAGATCGCCGCCGCGGCCGAGGCGCGCGGCGTGCAGGTGGTGCCGCACAATCCGCTGTCACCGATCAGCACCGCTGCCTGCCTGCAGATCGCCGCGTGCATCCCCAACTTCGCCATCCAGGAATACCCGCTGGGTGAAGGTGTCCCGCCGAAGAGTGCGATGGTCGAGACACCTTTGGCCGTGAAGGACGGGTTCCTGCTCATCCCGGAAACACCAGGCATCGGTATCGAGTTCTCCGCCGACTCCGCGCAGAAGCACCCGCCGGTGCCGCGTCCGATCGGCACCCGGCTGCACGAGGACGGCTCGGTCGTCGATCAGTAG
- a CDS encoding ankyrin repeat domain-containing protein: MPTVPLPDRPNLEQLRNQAKDLHRSVRADLPEALAEVAEHHPVGLGSDGSRGFSLSDARLVVARRYGFSSWTPLKRYVEVVERYSRYPAELAQNAVPGRLADEFLRLACLTYGDDDRPEPRRRARDLLSERPELTDDNIFVAAAAADVDAVGRLLANDPDVAMREGGPYRWTPLLYLAYARHDPDIARDAVLAAARLLLDAGADVDAGYLWHGMPSPFTVLTGVFGEGELGPVRQPRHPHSLDLARLVLDAGADPNDGQALYNRIFGRDNDHLELLFEFGLGTGAGGPWHRRLGAAIDTPEQMVRGQLRWAVSHGMAERMRLLLDHGVDAAAPFADGITAPALAATSGHTALVDDLVAHGAPAPALEPVDAFIAAALAADRTGLDRVQAAHPGVAAAARAARPALVVWAAGSGSPPAVELLVAAGFDVNARGRTDIPVEQPWHTALHGAAESGDVELARTLLQLGADPDIHDERFDSTPLGWARHLDHGEVADLLEPVTAESDY, from the coding sequence ATGCCGACCGTCCCCCTGCCCGACCGCCCGAATCTCGAGCAGCTTCGTAACCAGGCCAAGGATCTACACCGATCGGTGCGGGCCGACCTTCCTGAGGCGCTCGCGGAAGTCGCCGAACATCATCCCGTCGGGCTCGGATCCGACGGTTCCCGCGGCTTCTCGCTGAGCGATGCCCGGCTCGTCGTCGCCCGCCGCTACGGGTTCTCCAGCTGGACCCCGCTGAAGCGCTACGTCGAGGTGGTCGAGCGGTACAGCCGCTATCCGGCCGAGCTGGCGCAGAACGCTGTGCCGGGGCGGCTCGCCGACGAGTTCCTCCGACTCGCATGTCTGACGTACGGAGACGACGACCGGCCCGAGCCTCGGCGCCGAGCCCGCGACCTGCTGTCGGAGCGGCCGGAGCTTACCGACGACAACATCTTCGTGGCGGCCGCCGCCGCCGACGTCGACGCCGTCGGGCGCCTGCTCGCCAACGACCCGGACGTAGCAATGCGCGAAGGCGGCCCGTACCGGTGGACGCCGCTGCTCTACCTCGCCTACGCCCGCCACGACCCGGATATCGCCCGCGACGCGGTCCTGGCCGCGGCCCGCCTTCTGCTCGACGCCGGCGCCGACGTCGACGCCGGTTACCTCTGGCACGGGATGCCGAGTCCGTTCACCGTGCTGACCGGGGTGTTCGGCGAAGGCGAGCTGGGTCCCGTCCGCCAGCCCCGTCACCCGCACTCGCTCGACCTGGCGCGGCTGGTTCTCGACGCGGGAGCCGATCCCAACGACGGGCAGGCGCTCTACAACCGCATTTTCGGTAGGGACAACGACCACCTCGAACTGCTCTTCGAGTTCGGCCTCGGCACCGGTGCAGGTGGACCCTGGCACCGGCGGCTCGGTGCCGCCATCGACACCCCTGAGCAGATGGTGCGTGGTCAGCTGCGCTGGGCGGTCAGCCACGGAATGGCCGAGCGGATGAGGCTGCTGCTCGACCACGGTGTCGACGCCGCCGCACCCTTCGCCGACGGCATCACCGCCCCCGCGCTCGCGGCCACGTCCGGTCACACCGCGCTGGTCGATGATCTCGTCGCCCACGGCGCGCCGGCCCCGGCCCTCGAGCCGGTCGACGCCTTCATCGCCGCCGCGCTGGCCGCCGACCGCACGGGTCTCGACCGGGTGCAGGCGGCACACCCCGGTGTGGCCGCGGCCGCCCGTGCGGCCCGCCCGGCGTTGGTGGTCTGGGCGGCGGGGTCCGGCAGCCCTCCCGCCGTCGAGCTTCTCGTCGCCGCCGGATTCGACGTCAATGCCCGAGGCAGAACCGACATACCCGTCGAGCAGCCCTGGCACACCGCGCTGCACGGAGCCGCGGAGTCGGGAGACGTCGAGCTGGCCCGGACCCTTCTCCAACTCGGCGCCGACCCCGACATCCACGACGAACGCTTCGACTCCACGCCGCTGGGCTGGGCCCGTCACCTCGACCACGGGGAAGTCGCGGACCTGCTCGAGCCGGTCACCGCCGAAAGCGACTACTGA
- a CDS encoding SDR family oxidoreductase, whose protein sequence is MQRFEDRVAVVTGGGRGIGRAIALRLGTEGAAVLVADLDPASADEAARSVVQAGGRAVGVECDVTDRKAVDAAMATAVESFGGVDVLVANVGIGSGTSFEDIDDSTWAHDAVPTLHGTVLSIQAALPHLMTSPAASVVMIGSVNGLAASGDLVYSTAKAALPVLAQNLSVLYGGRRIAQRDPAANPVRFNVVAPGTIRTRVWDDQPESLAALTTLYPAGRVGRPEDIAAAVAFLASDDAAWITGIVLPVDGGLLTGPSLAMFNAFDALTGTTQPDDASPPRSD, encoded by the coding sequence GTGCAGCGATTCGAGGATCGGGTTGCGGTGGTCACCGGTGGTGGCCGGGGAATCGGGCGGGCGATCGCGCTGCGCCTCGGCACGGAGGGCGCGGCGGTGCTCGTGGCCGACCTCGATCCGGCGAGCGCGGACGAGGCGGCGCGGTCGGTCGTGCAGGCCGGCGGGCGGGCCGTCGGAGTGGAGTGCGACGTCACCGACCGGAAGGCGGTCGACGCGGCGATGGCAACAGCCGTAGAGAGCTTTGGCGGAGTGGATGTTCTCGTCGCCAACGTCGGGATCGGCTCTGGGACGTCGTTCGAGGACATCGACGACTCGACGTGGGCGCATGACGCCGTTCCGACGCTGCACGGCACGGTCTTGAGCATCCAGGCCGCCCTTCCCCACCTGATGACGTCACCGGCCGCCTCGGTCGTCATGATCGGCTCGGTCAACGGGCTCGCCGCATCCGGTGACCTCGTCTACTCCACCGCGAAGGCGGCGCTGCCGGTGCTCGCGCAGAACCTGTCGGTCCTCTACGGCGGCCGACGGATCGCCCAGCGCGACCCGGCGGCCAACCCGGTGCGCTTCAACGTCGTCGCTCCAGGAACCATCCGCACCCGAGTCTGGGATGACCAACCGGAATCGCTCGCCGCCCTCACCACGCTCTATCCCGCCGGCCGGGTCGGCCGGCCGGAAGACATCGCCGCGGCGGTCGCCTTCCTCGCCTCCGACGACGCAGCCTGGATCACCGGAATCGTGCTTCCCGTCGACGGCGGACTACTGACCGGGCCGTCGCTTGCGATGTTCAACGCCTTCGACGCGCTCACCGGTACGACGCAACCCGATGACGCGTCACCCCCAAGATCCGACTAG